A stretch of the Streptococcus suis genome encodes the following:
- a CDS encoding N-acetyltransferase: protein MITYKQNPQLDFQAVLDLYASVGWTGYSSHPEMLEKALEHSLLVLAAVDGDRLVGLLRAVGDGYSIIFIQDILVLPAYQRQGIGRNLLEQAISHFPGIYQLHLLTDNTEKTRSFYEALGFTAVDSLGCVAYTYLK from the coding sequence ATGATTACTTACAAACAAAATCCTCAACTCGATTTTCAAGCTGTCCTAGACCTCTATGCTTCTGTGGGTTGGACAGGCTATAGTAGCCATCCAGAAATGCTAGAGAAGGCCTTGGAACATAGTCTGCTCGTTCTTGCTGCCGTTGACGGTGACCGTCTAGTTGGTCTTTTGCGGGCAGTTGGTGATGGTTATTCTATCATCTTCATTCAGGATATTTTGGTCCTCCCCGCCTATCAGCGTCAGGGAATTGGTCGAAATCTTTTAGAGCAAGCTATTTCACACTTTCCAGGTATTTATCAGCTTCATCTTTTGACGGATAATACTGAGAAAACAAGGTCATTCTATGAAGCACTCGGTTTTACGGCTGTTGATAGTTTAGGCTGTGTTGCTTATACTTATTTAAAATAA
- a CDS encoding peptide chain release factor 3: MSLQEEIKKRRTFAIISHPDAGKTTITEQLLYFGGEIREAGTVKGKKTGNFAKSDWMDIEKQRGISVTSSVMQFDYAGKRVNILDTPGHEDFSEDTYRTLMAVDAAVMVVDSAKGIEAQTKKLFEVVKHRNIPVFTFINKLDRDGREPLDLLQELEEVLGIASYPMNWPIGMGKSFEGLYDLHNKRLELYRGEERFASLDEGDRLFGSNPFYAQVLDDIELLAEAGNEFSEQAILDGDLTPVFFGSALTNFGVQTFLDTFLEFAPEPHGHKTTTGDVIDPLNKDFSGFVFKIQANMDPRHRDRIAFVRVVSGEFERGMAVNLPRTGKGAKLSNVTQFMAESRENVENAVAGDIIGVYDTGTFQVGDTLTVGKNKFEFEPLPTFTPEIFMKVSAKNVMKQKSFHKGIEQLVQEGAIQLYKSYQTGEYMLGAVGQLQFEVFKHRMEGEYNADVVMTPMGKKTVRWIKPEDLDERMSSSRNILAKDRFDQPVFLFENDFALRWFADKYPDVELGEKM; the protein is encoded by the coding sequence ATGTCACTACAAGAAGAAATTAAGAAACGCCGCACCTTTGCGATTATCTCTCACCCGGACGCTGGTAAAACCACTATTACCGAGCAATTGCTTTATTTTGGTGGAGAGATTCGTGAGGCAGGTACAGTCAAGGGGAAAAAGACTGGTAACTTTGCTAAGTCTGACTGGATGGATATTGAGAAACAACGTGGTATCTCTGTTACCTCATCTGTTATGCAGTTTGACTATGCAGGTAAGCGTGTCAATATCTTGGATACACCAGGGCACGAAGACTTCTCAGAAGATACTTATCGTACTTTGATGGCGGTGGATGCGGCTGTCATGGTGGTGGACTCTGCCAAAGGTATCGAGGCCCAGACCAAAAAGCTCTTCGAGGTTGTTAAGCACCGCAATATTCCCGTTTTCACCTTTATCAACAAGTTGGACCGTGATGGCCGAGAGCCACTTGATTTATTGCAGGAGTTGGAAGAAGTCTTGGGTATTGCCAGCTATCCAATGAACTGGCCAATCGGAATGGGAAAATCCTTTGAGGGACTCTATGACCTTCACAATAAACGTTTGGAGCTCTACCGTGGTGAAGAGCGTTTTGCAAGTTTGGACGAGGGTGACAGGCTCTTTGGATCTAACCCATTCTATGCCCAAGTTCTGGACGATATCGAGCTCTTGGCGGAAGCTGGAAATGAATTTTCAGAGCAGGCCATTTTGGACGGTGATTTGACACCTGTTTTCTTCGGTTCAGCCTTGACAAACTTTGGTGTTCAGACCTTCCTTGATACCTTCTTGGAATTTGCTCCAGAGCCACATGGTCACAAGACAACGACAGGGGACGTTATTGACCCACTCAACAAAGACTTTTCAGGTTTTGTTTTCAAAATTCAAGCCAACATGGACCCGCGTCACCGCGACCGTATTGCCTTTGTCCGTGTGGTTTCAGGTGAATTTGAACGCGGTATGGCGGTTAACCTGCCTCGTACAGGCAAGGGAGCTAAGTTGTCCAACGTGACGCAGTTCATGGCCGAGTCCCGTGAGAATGTAGAAAATGCAGTTGCCGGTGACATTATTGGGGTTTACGACACAGGAACCTTTCAGGTAGGGGATACCTTGACCGTAGGCAAGAACAAGTTTGAATTCGAACCGCTACCGACTTTCACACCTGAAATTTTTATGAAAGTTTCTGCCAAAAACGTCATGAAACAAAAATCCTTCCACAAAGGAATCGAGCAACTAGTGCAAGAAGGTGCTATCCAGCTCTACAAGAGCTACCAGACAGGCGAGTATATGCTGGGTGCCGTTGGACAGCTCCAATTTGAAGTTTTTAAACACCGCATGGAAGGTGAATACAATGCTGATGTAGTCATGACCCCAATGGGTAAAAAGACTGTCCGCTGGATCAAGCCAGAAGACCTAGATGAGCGTATGTCATCAAGTCGCAACATCTTGGCCAAAGACCGCTTTGACCAACCAGTTTTCCTCTTTGAAAACGACTTCGCCCTCCGCTGGTTCGCGGACAAATATCCTGATGTGGAGTTGGGAGAGAAAATGTAA
- a CDS encoding FMN-dependent NADH-azoreductase: MATVLIVKAHPLDPQKSYALRALEEFETRFASLHPEDMIEIVDVFEDEIPTLDKPLLEAMAAAKKGEEIASEQAERLERYNAFTQQFLSADKIVVVNPLWNLNVPSQLVSWINTINVAGLTFKYGPEGSIGLIKDKKLLHIQSNGGVYAGQDPAAQYIKSIFEFLGFKDIQQVFIEGQSADPSQAQAIFEEAMGKIDNILLHF, translated from the coding sequence ATGGCAACTGTATTAATTGTAAAGGCCCACCCCCTTGACCCACAAAAGTCCTATGCTTTGAGGGCATTGGAAGAATTTGAAACTCGATTCGCCAGTTTGCATCCAGAAGATATGATTGAAATAGTAGATGTTTTTGAAGACGAGATTCCTACCCTAGATAAACCTTTGTTGGAAGCGATGGCAGCTGCAAAGAAGGGGGAGGAGATTGCATCTGAACAAGCCGAGCGGTTGGAACGGTACAATGCTTTTACTCAGCAGTTTTTGTCGGCGGATAAGATTGTGGTCGTCAATCCCCTTTGGAACCTCAATGTACCAAGTCAGCTTGTTTCATGGATAAATACAATTAATGTAGCAGGCCTGACCTTTAAGTATGGCCCAGAAGGCTCTATCGGATTGATCAAGGACAAAAAGCTCCTGCACATCCAGTCCAATGGTGGTGTTTATGCAGGTCAAGATCCAGCTGCCCAGTACATCAAGTCTATCTTTGAGTTTTTGGGCTTTAAAGACATTCAGCAAGTCTTCATCGAAGGACAATCAGCTGATCCAAGCCAGGCTCAAGCGATATTTGAAGAAGCTATGGGGAAAATTGATAATATTTTACTACATTTCTAA
- a CDS encoding tRNA1(Val) (adenine(37)-N6)-methyltransferase has protein sequence MHKIELQDGERIDQLFSTDVQIIQNREVFSYSIDSVLLSRFPKMPAKKGLIVDLCSGNGAVGLFASTRTKAQIVQVELQERLADMNRRSIELNDLEEQLTVINDDLANLPHYDLRSKVDLMLCNPPYFKVDESSNLNESEHYLLARHEIATNLDNICQVAQQVLKSNGRLAMVHRPDRFLDILDKLRIYKLAPKRIQFVYPKASKEANMLLIEAIKDGSVDGLHILPPLVVHEENGDYTPAIHEIYYGK, from the coding sequence ATGCATAAAATAGAATTACAAGATGGGGAGCGGATTGACCAGCTCTTCTCAACAGATGTTCAAATTATTCAAAATCGGGAAGTTTTTAGTTATTCAATTGATAGCGTCCTCCTATCGCGTTTTCCGAAAATGCCAGCTAAAAAAGGATTGATTGTCGACCTTTGTAGCGGAAATGGGGCGGTGGGCCTCTTTGCCTCCACACGTACAAAGGCTCAGATTGTCCAGGTTGAATTACAGGAACGCTTAGCGGACATGAATCGGCGATCCATCGAACTCAATGATTTAGAGGAACAGTTAACAGTGATTAACGACGATTTGGCAAACTTACCTCATTATGATTTACGATCAAAAGTTGATTTAATGCTCTGCAATCCTCCTTACTTTAAAGTAGATGAATCTTCTAACCTCAATGAAAGCGAGCATTACCTTTTAGCCAGACACGAGATTGCGACCAACCTTGACAATATTTGCCAGGTAGCACAACAAGTACTCAAATCCAATGGTCGCTTGGCCATGGTCCATAGACCAGATCGATTTTTGGATATTTTAGATAAGCTACGTATCTACAAACTGGCTCCAAAACGCATCCAGTTTGTCTATCCCAAGGCCAGTAAGGAAGCGAATATGTTACTGATTGAGGCTATCAAAGATGGTTCTGTAGATGGATTACATATCCTACCACCTCTGGTTGTTCACGAGGAAAACGGCGACTATACTCCTGCTATTCATGAGATTTATTATGGAAAATAA
- a CDS encoding DNA internalization-related competence protein ComEC/Rec2, producing the protein MSRLIRLPCKPIHFAVLAVLTYFAVHSFSLLTMSLLSLLLAVFGLRQGKVVFIKTLPLLALCGLFFECQKIQWERTNLWAPEQVTTVQVIPDTIDVNGDSLSFRGRAEGQVFQVFYKLASQEEQTYFQELTDLVQLEVDAEVSQPAGQRNFNGFDYQAYLKTQGIYRTVKISTINNILPIHSWNIFDWLSTWRRQALVYIKSHFPAPMSHYMTGLLLGELDSDFDQMSDLYSSLGIIHLFALSGMQVGFFIDKFRWLLLRLGLTKETVDKLQIPFSLVYAGLTGFSVSVVRSLVQKILGNLGLRKLDNFAATVFVCLLLMPRFLLTAGGVLTFTYALLLTVFDFEELRQLKKVAVESLSISLGILPVLMSYFFAFQPLSILLTFVFSFVFDVLLLPGLSVILLLSPFIKITWVNGFFILMEKIIVWVAELGISPWILGKPTGLVFLLLLVCLFLLYDFHREKKCLLGLSLMLALLFFITKHPLENEVTVVDVGQGDSIFLRDMRGRTVLIDVGGRVDFAAKEAWRERSREANAERTLIPYLHSRGVDRIDSLVLTHTDADHVGDVLEVAKQIQIGKIYVSPGSLTVPDFVATLRKINVPVHVVNPGDRLPIFDSYLEVLYPNGIGDGGNNDSIVLYGRLLKTNFLFTGDLEQGELDLITSYPQLPVDVLKAGHHGSKGSSYPEFLDHIGAKIALISAGENNRYQHPHKETLERLDSQNMQVYRTDLQGAIRFRGWKQWSIETVKE; encoded by the coding sequence ATGTCACGGTTGATTAGACTCCCCTGTAAGCCCATTCACTTTGCAGTTTTGGCGGTGTTAACCTACTTTGCAGTTCACTCTTTTTCCCTTTTGACAATGAGCCTGCTGAGTCTGTTACTAGCAGTCTTTGGGCTTCGGCAAGGAAAGGTGGTCTTCATCAAAACGCTACCGCTTCTAGCCTTATGTGGTCTCTTCTTCGAATGTCAGAAGATACAATGGGAGCGGACAAATCTATGGGCTCCAGAGCAAGTAACAACTGTGCAGGTTATTCCTGATACCATTGATGTCAACGGAGACAGTCTATCTTTTCGTGGTCGGGCTGAAGGTCAAGTTTTTCAGGTTTTCTATAAACTTGCAAGTCAGGAAGAACAAACCTATTTTCAGGAGCTTACGGACTTGGTGCAGTTAGAGGTAGATGCAGAAGTTAGCCAACCAGCAGGTCAACGTAATTTCAATGGTTTTGATTATCAGGCTTATCTCAAAACCCAGGGCATCTATCGGACAGTAAAAATAAGTACCATTAACAATATTCTCCCTATTCATTCTTGGAATATCTTTGACTGGTTGTCAACCTGGCGGAGGCAGGCTCTCGTTTATATCAAATCTCATTTTCCTGCTCCAATGAGCCACTACATGACTGGATTACTATTGGGAGAGTTAGATAGTGACTTTGACCAAATGAGTGACCTCTATTCTAGTTTAGGGATCATTCATCTCTTTGCCCTGTCTGGGATGCAGGTTGGTTTTTTCATTGACAAATTTCGCTGGCTTTTATTGCGTTTGGGTTTAACAAAGGAAACTGTCGATAAGCTTCAAATTCCGTTTTCTCTTGTTTATGCAGGATTGACAGGATTTTCAGTCTCAGTCGTGCGGTCCTTGGTCCAGAAAATTCTGGGTAATCTTGGACTACGAAAATTGGATAATTTTGCAGCAACAGTCTTTGTTTGTCTCTTGCTTATGCCACGGTTTCTTCTGACTGCAGGCGGTGTGCTAACATTTACCTATGCTTTGTTATTGACAGTCTTTGATTTTGAAGAGCTAAGGCAACTTAAGAAGGTAGCAGTGGAGAGTCTGAGTATTTCTCTTGGAATTTTACCGGTCTTGATGTCCTATTTTTTTGCCTTTCAGCCCTTATCTATCCTTTTAACGTTTGTTTTTTCCTTTGTTTTTGATGTGTTGTTGTTACCTGGGCTATCTGTCATTCTTTTACTATCGCCCTTCATTAAAATTACGTGGGTCAACGGATTCTTTATCCTTATGGAAAAGATTATTGTATGGGTGGCAGAATTGGGGATTAGCCCTTGGATTTTAGGAAAACCTACGGGCCTTGTCTTTTTGCTCTTGCTGGTCTGCCTTTTCTTGCTTTATGATTTTCACAGAGAGAAGAAATGCCTCCTAGGACTGAGCCTGATGCTTGCTCTGCTATTTTTCATAACCAAACACCCGCTGGAAAACGAGGTGACGGTGGTAGACGTAGGGCAGGGGGATAGTATCTTTTTGCGGGACATGCGGGGGCGGACGGTTCTGATTGATGTGGGTGGTCGGGTTGACTTTGCTGCAAAGGAAGCTTGGCGGGAGCGGTCTAGGGAAGCAAATGCGGAGCGAACTCTGATTCCTTACCTGCATAGTCGAGGTGTGGATAGGATTGATAGCTTAGTCTTGACCCATACCGATGCAGATCATGTGGGTGATGTGCTAGAAGTGGCTAAGCAGATTCAGATCGGTAAGATTTACGTTTCTCCAGGTAGTTTGACTGTACCAGATTTTGTTGCGACTTTGAGGAAAATAAATGTCCCTGTTCATGTTGTAAATCCTGGAGATCGATTGCCCATTTTTGATTCCTATCTAGAAGTTCTATATCCCAATGGAATCGGAGATGGTGGCAATAATGATTCGATTGTACTCTATGGTCGTTTGTTAAAAACGAATTTCCTCTTTACCGGTGACTTGGAGCAAGGGGAATTAGATTTAATCACTTCTTATCCGCAGCTACCAGTCGATGTGCTGAAAGCAGGTCACCATGGTTCCAAGGGCTCTTCATATCCAGAATTTTTAGACCATATTGGAGCAAAAATTGCTCTGATTTCTGCTGGTGAAAATAATCGCTATCAACATCCACACAAGGAAACTCTGGAACGTCTCGACAGTCAAAATATGCAGGTTTACCGAACGGATCTGCAAGGAGCAATCCGTTTCCGAGGTTGGAAACAGTGGAGTATTGAAACGGTAAAAGAGTGA
- a CDS encoding PH domain-containing protein yields the protein MGLFSGLLGNASQLNNDKIEQELEHVLLDNEQVEMAFSLVRDLIVFTEYRLILVDKQGVTGKKVSYKSIPYRSISRFTVETSGHFDLDAELKIWISSATEPAEILQFKSDKSVIAIQKALATAVLEK from the coding sequence ATGGGACTATTTTCAGGTTTGCTTGGTAATGCTTCGCAATTAAATAATGACAAAATTGAGCAGGAATTAGAACATGTATTGTTGGACAATGAACAGGTTGAGATGGCTTTCAGCTTGGTTCGTGACTTGATTGTGTTTACGGAATATCGTTTAATTTTGGTGGATAAACAAGGGGTGACTGGGAAGAAAGTATCCTATAAGTCTATTCCTTATCGCTCTATTTCGCGCTTTACAGTAGAAACATCAGGACATTTTGATTTGGATGCCGAGCTCAAAATTTGGATTTCTTCGGCTACAGAACCTGCTGAAATTCTTCAATTTAAGAGTGATAAAAGTGTGATTGCCATTCAAAAAGCCTTAGCTACTGCCGTTTTAGAAAAATAG
- a CDS encoding DEAD/DEAH box helicase codes for MKFTELNLSEDILLAVERAGFETPSPIQEQTIPLALEGKDVIGQAQTGTGKTAAFGLPTLNKIDTSNPTVQALVIAPTRELAVQSQEELFKFGRDKGVKVRSVYGGSSIDKQIKALRSGAHIVVGTPGRLLDLIKRKALRLDGVETLILDEADEMLNMGFLDDIEAIIERVPVSRQTLLFSATMPEPIKRIGVKFMKEPEHVKIAAKELTNVNVEQYFIRVKEHEKFDTMTRLMDVDQPELSIVFGRTKRRVDELTRGLKLRGFRAEGIHGDLDQNKRLRVIRDFKNDQIDVLVATDVAARGLDISGVTHVYNYDIPQDPESYVHRIGRTGRAGLSGQSITFVSPNEMGYLAIIEDLTKKRMKGLKSATAQEAFEAKKKIALKKIERDMADDTIRSNFDKFKKDAIQLAAEFTPEELALYVLTLTVQDPDSLPEVEIAREKPLPFKFAPGQAKGKGGRGGRDRDRGGRRDGDRNRDRGGRRSDRTDRDRRDDKFKRDNHRQDNKKSHQRTSSEKKTGFVIRNKGER; via the coding sequence TTGAAATTTACCGAATTAAACTTATCCGAAGATATTTTACTTGCTGTTGAGAGGGCAGGTTTTGAAACGCCATCACCAATCCAAGAGCAAACGATTCCGCTTGCTTTGGAGGGAAAAGATGTGATTGGTCAAGCCCAGACAGGTACGGGAAAAACTGCAGCCTTTGGGCTACCTACTCTAAATAAAATCGACACAAGTAATCCAACTGTTCAAGCTTTAGTTATTGCTCCTACGCGAGAATTGGCAGTTCAAAGTCAGGAAGAGTTATTCAAATTTGGTCGTGATAAAGGCGTAAAAGTTCGCTCGGTTTACGGTGGTTCTAGTATTGATAAGCAAATAAAGGCCCTTCGATCAGGTGCCCACATAGTTGTCGGTACACCAGGACGTCTATTAGATTTAATTAAACGTAAAGCTTTACGTTTGGATGGAGTTGAAACTCTTATTCTTGATGAAGCTGACGAAATGCTCAACATGGGTTTCTTAGATGATATTGAAGCAATCATCGAACGTGTACCTGTGAGTCGCCAAACACTTCTATTTTCTGCAACTATGCCTGAACCAATTAAGCGCATTGGTGTCAAGTTCATGAAAGAACCAGAGCATGTTAAGATTGCAGCCAAGGAATTAACCAATGTCAACGTTGAACAGTACTTTATTCGTGTTAAAGAGCATGAAAAGTTTGATACGATGACACGTTTGATGGATGTTGACCAGCCAGAATTATCCATTGTTTTTGGTCGTACCAAACGCCGTGTCGATGAGTTGACCCGTGGATTAAAATTGCGTGGGTTCCGTGCTGAAGGTATTCATGGTGATTTGGACCAGAATAAACGTCTCCGTGTCATTCGTGATTTTAAAAATGATCAGATTGATGTCCTTGTTGCGACAGACGTTGCAGCCCGTGGTTTGGATATATCAGGTGTAACTCATGTCTATAACTACGACATTCCTCAAGATCCAGAAAGCTATGTTCACCGTATTGGCCGTACCGGGCGCGCGGGTCTATCAGGTCAATCTATTACCTTTGTTTCGCCAAATGAGATGGGCTACTTAGCTATCATCGAAGATCTAACCAAGAAGCGTATGAAGGGGCTCAAGTCTGCGACTGCACAAGAAGCTTTTGAAGCTAAGAAAAAAATTGCTTTGAAAAAGATTGAACGTGATATGGCTGACGACACCATCCGTAGCAATTTTGACAAGTTCAAGAAAGATGCTATCCAGTTAGCGGCTGAATTTACCCCTGAAGAATTAGCACTTTATGTCTTAACTTTGACTGTTCAAGATCCGGATAGCCTGCCAGAGGTAGAAATTGCGCGTGAAAAACCATTACCATTTAAATTTGCTCCTGGACAAGCCAAGGGCAAGGGTGGACGTGGTGGCCGCGACCGTGATCGTGGTGGCCGTCGTGATGGAGACCGCAATCGTGATCGTGGAGGACGCCGTAGTGACCGCACTGACCGCGACCGTCGTGATGACAAGTTTAAACGCGACAACCACCGTCAGGACAACAAAAAATCACACCAACGTACATCAAGTGAAAAGAAAACAGGATTTGTTATCCGAAATAAGGGTGAGAGATAA
- a CDS encoding GIY-YIG nuclease family protein — translation MENKAYFYVLECADDSLYTGYTTNVEKRLATHNRGKGAKYTRGRLPVKLLYQEAFGSKQEAMSAEALFKKRSRQSKLNYIAEMQKKSCSK, via the coding sequence ATGGAAAATAAAGCCTATTTTTATGTTTTAGAATGTGCTGATGACAGCCTCTATACCGGTTATACAACAAATGTGGAAAAAAGACTTGCTACTCATAATCGTGGAAAAGGTGCTAAATATACACGTGGTCGTTTGCCTGTCAAACTACTCTATCAAGAAGCTTTTGGCAGTAAGCAGGAAGCCATGTCTGCCGAAGCCTTGTTTAAAAAACGTAGCCGGCAGAGCAAGTTAAATTATATTGCAGAAATGCAAAAAAAGTCATGCTCCAAATGA
- a CDS encoding ComEA family DNA-binding protein — protein MEEMLNIVKEHKWFCVIASMMTVVVVSVLLLNQPPQPADQTGLAAFSQENQASSVPEEVEESSTESKTRDTEQEIQLVVVDVKGEVERPGLYTLKFESRVNDAIVAAGGFTAEANQKSVNLAQKLADEEIIYVAHKDEDISVITAPNSSVVATQTQEESQSSLVNLNTATEADLQTISGIGAKRATDIIAYREANGGFKSVDDLNNVSGIGDKTMESIRPYVTVD, from the coding sequence ATGGAAGAAATGTTAAACATAGTAAAGGAACATAAGTGGTTTTGTGTAATTGCAAGTATGATGACAGTAGTGGTTGTGAGTGTTCTATTGCTCAACCAGCCTCCTCAGCCTGCAGATCAAACGGGTTTGGCAGCATTTTCACAGGAGAACCAAGCAAGTAGTGTTCCAGAAGAGGTTGAAGAATCCAGTACAGAAAGCAAAACAAGAGATACTGAACAAGAAATCCAACTGGTTGTGGTAGATGTTAAAGGAGAAGTAGAGAGACCTGGACTTTACACGCTTAAGTTCGAGAGTCGCGTCAATGATGCGATTGTTGCGGCTGGTGGTTTTACAGCAGAAGCAAATCAAAAATCAGTCAATTTAGCTCAAAAATTGGCAGATGAAGAGATTATTTACGTCGCACACAAGGATGAGGATATTTCAGTAATAACAGCACCAAATTCAAGTGTTGTAGCTACTCAAACTCAAGAGGAGAGCCAATCTTCTTTGGTCAATTTAAATACTGCCACCGAGGCAGATTTACAAACCATTTCAGGTATAGGTGCAAAGAGAGCGACGGATATCATTGCTTACCGTGAAGCCAATGGTGGTTTCAAATCGGTTGATGATCTGAATAATGTTTCAGGAATTGGTGATAAAACGATGGAAAGTATCCGACCATATGTCACGGTTGATTAG
- a CDS encoding 1-acyl-sn-glycerol-3-phosphate acyltransferase: MFYAYLRTLLSFLLWAINGNIHYHDKEKILPQEENYILIAPHKTFWDPVFLGFAAAPKQFIFMAKKELFKDRGFGWWIRKCGAFPIDRENPGMAAIKYPVNMLKKSNRSLVMFPSGSRHSSEIKGGVAVIAKSAKVKLMPATYVGPMSINGLLAGERIDVAFGNPIDVSDIKRLDDAGTAEVTHRIETEFKRLNDYAASFQTKKKPNILTYIYRLPILILVAIILGLTYVFSYIASFFWNPSVELKK; encoded by the coding sequence ATGTTTTACGCCTATTTACGTACCTTACTATCTTTTTTACTTTGGGCAATTAATGGAAATATCCATTATCATGATAAAGAAAAAATATTGCCACAAGAGGAGAATTATATTTTAATCGCTCCACATAAGACCTTCTGGGATCCTGTTTTTTTAGGATTTGCTGCTGCGCCAAAACAGTTTATTTTTATGGCTAAAAAAGAACTCTTCAAGGATCGCGGTTTTGGCTGGTGGATTCGCAAATGTGGAGCCTTCCCAATTGATCGTGAAAATCCTGGGATGGCAGCTATTAAATACCCTGTCAACATGTTGAAAAAAAGCAATCGTTCTTTGGTCATGTTTCCTTCTGGAAGTCGTCATTCTTCAGAAATAAAAGGTGGTGTAGCGGTCATTGCCAAGTCAGCCAAGGTTAAACTCATGCCTGCAACCTATGTGGGACCGATGAGCATCAATGGGCTCTTGGCTGGTGAGCGAATCGATGTGGCTTTTGGAAATCCTATCGATGTTTCAGACATCAAGCGCTTGGACGATGCAGGGACGGCTGAAGTAACTCATCGAATCGAAACTGAATTTAAACGTTTGAATGATTACGCAGCATCCTTCCAAACTAAGAAAAAACCAAATATATTAACTTATATTTACCGTCTCCCTATCCTTATCCTAGTAGCAATTATTTTAGGATTAACCTATGTTTTTAGTTACATAGCAAGCTTCTTTTGGAATCCATCGGTAGAATTAAAAAAATGA
- a CDS encoding UDP-N-acetylmuramoyl-tripeptide--D-alanyl-D-alanine ligase, which yields MKLTLHEVAQVLGAKNDISLYPDTALNKVEFDSRFVTTGDLFVPLKGARDGHDFIPVAFENGCAVTLSEVSLDVPHILVDDCLAALQQLAAYYLEKTEVEVIAVTGSNGKTTTKDMIHDILATTYKTYKTQGNYNNEIGLPYTILHMPDETEKLVLEMGQDHLGDIHLLSEIAKPSLSVITLFGEAHLEFFGSRKEIAKGKLQIADGMEPGSKLLIPADPIADKLLPSHVDLVRFGEEGDLQVTSLVESKDSLTFTVNFMEGDIFLPVTGKYNATNAMVASYVGKILGVSDEAITSALANLNLTRNRTEWKKATNGADILSDVYNANPTAMRLILETFSSIPANEGGKKIAVLADMKELGSQSVNLHNQMILSLSPDVLDTVIFYGQDIEELAQLASQMFPIGKVYFFRKNAEQDQFEDLVKQVKEVLCGQDQILFKGSNSMKLGKVVEALEVK from the coding sequence ATGAAATTAACCCTACACGAAGTCGCTCAGGTCTTGGGCGCAAAAAACGATATTAGTCTTTATCCCGATACAGCACTCAACAAGGTCGAGTTCGATAGCCGATTCGTCACAACTGGTGACCTCTTTGTTCCCCTCAAGGGAGCGCGTGACGGTCATGACTTTATTCCTGTGGCTTTTGAAAATGGCTGTGCGGTAACCCTGTCTGAAGTCAGCCTTGATGTTCCCCACATCCTAGTAGATGACTGCTTGGCTGCGCTTCAACAATTAGCGGCCTACTACCTAGAGAAAACGGAGGTAGAAGTCATTGCTGTGACAGGCTCAAACGGTAAAACAACCACCAAGGATATGATTCATGATATCCTTGCAACTACATACAAGACTTACAAAACACAAGGCAACTATAACAACGAAATCGGTCTGCCTTACACTATTCTCCATATGCCAGATGAAACAGAAAAACTGGTATTGGAAATGGGGCAGGACCACTTGGGAGACATTCATCTCCTATCTGAAATTGCCAAACCAAGTCTATCAGTTATTACCCTTTTTGGAGAAGCCCATCTAGAATTTTTCGGCTCACGGAAAGAGATTGCCAAAGGAAAATTACAGATTGCGGATGGAATGGAGCCAGGTAGTAAACTCTTGATCCCAGCAGATCCGATTGCGGATAAGCTCTTGCCGAGCCATGTGGATCTCGTTCGTTTTGGTGAAGAGGGAGATTTGCAAGTAACAAGTTTGGTTGAATCGAAGGATAGCCTGACCTTTACCGTAAACTTTATGGAAGGAGACATTTTCCTCCCAGTAACGGGCAAGTACAATGCCACCAATGCCATGGTAGCAAGCTATGTGGGCAAAATCTTGGGTGTGTCCGATGAGGCAATCACCTCAGCCCTAGCCAATCTTAACTTGACTCGCAACCGCACCGAATGGAAGAAGGCAACAAACGGAGCAGACATTCTCAGCGATGTATATAATGCCAATCCAACTGCCATGCGATTGATTTTGGAAACCTTCTCTAGCATTCCAGCAAATGAAGGTGGCAAGAAAATCGCAGTTTTAGCAGATATGAAAGAACTGGGTAGCCAGTCCGTCAATCTCCACAATCAGATGATTCTAAGCCTATCGCCTGATGTGCTAGATACCGTCATTTTCTACGGTCAGGATATTGAAGAGTTAGCCCAGCTGGCTAGTCAGATGTTTCCAATTGGAAAAGTCTATTTCTTTAGGAAAAATGCTGAGCAGGACCAATTTGAAGATCTGGTGAAACAAGTTAAGGAAGTTCTTTGTGGGCAAGACCAAATCCTCTTTAAAGGCTCCAATTCCATGAAACTTGGAAAAGTGGTGGAGGCATTAGAAGTTAAATAG